In Zymoseptoria tritici IPO323 chromosome 7, whole genome shotgun sequence, a single genomic region encodes these proteins:
- the MgBGL6 gene encoding putative beta-glucosidase (Beta-Glucosidase (Glycosyl Hydrolase Family 3)) has protein sequence MIVLLPLLGLLALLPRRGKSHFTSPVVLPSRTFNTFPTIASSRRSLGSHSTAQGYGAGNWSQAYDKARTMVGKMTLEEMNNLTVGQSTEHTGCVGLSGSAPRVGFPGMCLHDAGNGVRDTDGVNAYASAVHIGASWNSTLAYQRARFMGAEFKRKGVNVALGPVVGPIGRIAQGGRNWEGFGADAYLDGILGAQSVRGLQESVIASIKHWIANEQETNRNPIEDDDGTILSSSSNLDDRTMHELYMWPFQDALYAGVGSVMCSYNRINGTYACENSKAMNSLLKGELNFQGFVVSDWVAQHSGIESANGGLDMAMPLSSYWDDDQLAKAVQGNELNETRLTDMATRIIATWYQFGQDDSDFPATGVGMPPDLLQPHEYVDAKDPASKSSLLQQAVEGHVLVKNKANALPLGRLRIMSIFGYDANIGLQQPQSQEIGSNEPLTNAPQTALGTLIVGGGSGSNSPAYISAPYDALQNRAYQDDTSIYYDFHSSAPGVVAGSDACLVFINEYASEAWDRPGLADEESDELVKNVAAQCNNTIVVIHNAGIRLVDAWIDNDNVTAVMFGHLPGQDSGRSVVQILYGEVSPSGRLPYTVAKSPSDYGKLQGPCKDDSQSPQCDFDEGVNIDYRGFLARGVTPRFEFGYGLTYTTFEYSGLNIDMNATSTAGAPSTAPVYENDTTNQNVDRNDVGPGGLQSLFDKVGLVSAVVKNTGSVAAAEVAQLYIQIPVPKADQGNNANTRTLRGFQKVYIEPGESAKVNFSLRRKDISYWNTQNQTWTTPSGEYEVYVGKSVLDLPLNGSFSLY, from the exons ATGATTGTGCTACTCCCGCTGCTTGGATTGCTGGCTTTGCTTCCACGCCGTGGAAAATCGCACTTCACCAGTCCGGTAGTATTGCCTTCACGTACGTTTAACACTTTCCCGACAATTGCAAGCAGTAGGAGATCGCTTGGCTCACACTCAACAGCGCAAGGCTATGGCGCCGGGAACTGGTCACAGGCATACGACAAAGCCCGTACGATGGTCGGTAAGATGACGCTCGAGGAGATGAACAATCTGACTGTTGGTCAATCCACTGAGCATACCGGCTGCGTTGGCTTGTCTGGATCTGCACCTCGAGTTGGCTTTCCCGGAATGTGCCTTCACGACGCAGGAAATGGTGTCCGAGATACTGATGGAGTCAATGCATATGCATCAGCCGTCCACATTGGCGCATCTTGGAATTCGACCCTTGCGTACCAGCGTGCTAGATTCATGGGCGCAGAATTCAAGCGCAAAGGTGTGAATGTTGCCCTGGGACCTGTCGTCGGACCAATCGGTCGGATCGCTCAAGGAGGCAGGAATTGGGAAGGCTTTGGTGCAGATGCGTATCTCGATGGCATCTTGGGAGCGCAGTCAGTACGAGGCCTCCAGGAAAGTGTCATCGCGAGCATCAAACACTGGATCGCCAACGAACAAGAGACGAATCGCAACCCgatcgaggatgatgacggCACGATTCTCAGCTCGAGCTCGAACCTGGACGACCGTACCATGCACGAGCTGTACATGTGGCCTTTTCAAGATGCACTGTACGCGGGCGTCGGCTCTGTCATGTGTTCGTACAACCGCATCAACGGGACATATGCTTGCGAAAACAGCAAAGCCATGAACAGTCTGCTCAAAGGAGAGCTCAACTTCCAAGGCTTCGTGGTGTCCGATTGGGTGGCTCAGCATTCTGGGATCGAGTCAGCGAATGGCGGGCTTGATATGGCCATGCCTCTGTCCAGCTACTGGGATGATGACCAGCTTGCAAAGGCTGTGCAAGGCAACGAGCTGAATGAAACCCGATTGACGGACATGGCAACTCGTATTATCGCCACATGGTACCAATTTGGGCAAGACGATTCCGACTTTCCGGCCACTGGAGTTGGCATGCCACCAGATCTCCTTCAGCCACATGAATACGTCGATGCGAAGGACCCTGCGTCAAAGAGCTCGCTACTCCAGCAGGCGGTCGAAGGTCATGTGCTGGTGAAGAATAAAGCCAATGCGCTTCCGTTGGGCAGGCTGCGAATCATGTCAATCTTTGGCTACGATGCA AATATCGGACTACAACAACCGCAGTCGCAGGAGATCGGCTCAAACGAACCTTTGACAAATGCTCCTCAGACAGCACTTGGAActctcatcgtcggcggtgGATCCGGATCGAACTCGCCTGCATACATCAGTGCGCCGTACGATGCTCTTCAGAACAGGGCATATCAGGATGACACATCAATCTACTACGACTTCCACTCCTCAGCTCCAGGGGTCGTTGCCGGATCTGATGCTTGCTTGGTATTCATCAACGAGTATGCCTCCGAGGCGTGGGATAGACCGGGTCTTGCTGATGAAGAGTCCGACGAGCTGGTCAAAAATGTTGCAGCTCAGTGTAACAACACCATCGTGGTCATACACAATGCCGGGATACGACTTGTGGATGCCTGGATCGATAACGACAATGTCACAGCTGTGATGTTCGGTCATCTCCCTGGACAGGATAGCGGACGTTCGGTTGTACAAATACTTTACGGCGAGGTCAGCCCTTCCGGACGACTACCATATACCGTTGCAAAATCACCTTCCGATTACGGGAAATTGCAAGGTCCTTGCAAAGACGACTCCCAATCTCCGCAGTGCGACTTTGATGAAGGAGTGAACATCGACTATCGCGGCTTCCTGGCTCGCGGCGTGACTCCAAGATTCGAATTTGGGTACGGCCTGACGTATACCACATTCGAGTACTCTGGCTTGAACATCGACATGAACGCAACTTCGACAGCTGGAGCACCGAGCACCGCACCCGTGTATGAGAATGACACCACCAACCAGAACGTCGATAGAAACGATGTCGGTCCTGGTGGTCTGCAGTCTTTGTTTGACAAAGTTGGTCTCGTCAGCGCCGTTGTAAAGAATACTGGATCAGTCGCCGCAGCGGAAGTGGCACAGCTGTACATCCAAATTCCTGTGCCAAAGGCTGATCAAGGCAACAACGCAAACACACGTACCTTGCGCGGCTTCCAAAAAGTCTACATCGAGCCAGGAGAATCCGCGAAAGTCAACTTCAGCCTTCGTCGTAAGGACATTTCGTATTGGAACACGCAGAACCAAACTTGGACCACGCCTTCGGGAGAGTACGAGGTATATGTTGGGAAGAGCGTCTTGGACTTGCCGCTCAACGGCAGCTTTTCGCTGTATTGA